The window CGCGCCAAGGGATTTGTAGAAATCGATGGCAGGGGTGTTCCACTCCAGCACGCTCCACTCGAAGCGCCCGCAGTCGTTGTCGCAGGCGATTTTCGCCAGGTGCCGCAGCAGGGTTTTACCGGCGCCGCCACCGCGTTGCTCGGGGGTGATGTAGAGATCTTCCAGGTACAGGCAATTGCTGCCCAACCAAGTCGAATAGCTGAAGAAAAATACGGCGAAGCCGATCGGCAGACCGTCGCGCAGGCAGATCAGGCCGTGGGCGGTGGCGCCTTCGCCGAACAGGCTGCGTTCGATGTCGGCGACGCTGGCGATGACTTCGTGACGGGCCTTTTCGAAATCCGCAAGTTCAGTGATGAAGGCGAGGATTTGCGGTGCATCGCTGGGGGTCGCCGGGCGGATTTCGATCGTCATGGACGGGCCTTGTCGGAAAAGGAAAACGCCATACTAAGGCCGCATTGCTTTTGTGGCGAGGGAGCTTGCTCGCGCTTGGCTGCGAAGCAGGCATAATCCAGGAAATGCGATCTGCCTGATCCTCCACATCGATGGGATTCGGGGCCGCTACACAACCCAGCGGGAGCAAGCTCCCTCGCCACCGAGTTTTACTCAGACCATAAACAGGATGTCTATGTCAGCTACAGCTTTTGCACCTTTGATGGATCTCGCCGCCGAATTGCTGCCCCACGCTCTGGAACCCTCAGACGACGGTGCCCACGACCTCGCGCATCTCCAGCGTGTTTGGCACAACGTGCGCACTTTGCACGCTGAGGAAGGTGGCGACCTGGAGGTGTTGCTGGCGGCCGTGCTGCTCCACGATTGCGTCGCCGTCGAAAAGAACTCGCCGCTGCGCGCGCAGGCCTCGCGGCTGGCGGCGGAAAAAGCTTCGGTGGCACTCGCCGAGATGAATTGGCCGGGCGAACAAATCAGCAAAGTCGCCCACGCCATCGAAGCCCACAGTTTCTCCGCCAACATCACCCCGCTGACCCTCGAAGCAAAAATCGTCCAGGACGCCGACCGTCTCGACTCGCTGGGCATGCTCGGCGTCGCCCGCACGTTCTACGTCGCCGGGCGCATGGGTTCTGCGCTGTACGACCCCGTGGATCCTGAAGCGAAACAACGCGACTACGATGACAAGCGTTTTTGCCTCGATCATTTCCAGACCAAACTGTTGCACCTCGCCGAGGGTTTCCAGACTGCCGCCGGCCAGCGCCTGGCGCGAGACCGCCATCAACGCCTGAAAGGTTTCATGGAGCAGTTCAAGGAAGAGATCGGCATCGTCTAGCGCGTTACTCCGGCGCACGACGATCCTGACTTCAGCAACCTCGGACCTAAGCCCTGCGCCTGACGTGTTATCTAGATGACGCTGAATTTTTCCGCTGAAGGAACCGCGTCATGTCGCCAGCCACACCTCAGGTCTCAGGCAAGCTGTTCGGCCTGTTCTGTCTCGCCAGTTATCTGTTGTCGCTGTCCTACGGCTCGACGTTTTTGCTGTCGTTGTTGATCAGCTCTCGCGGCGGCAACGAACACGACGCCGGCAGTGTGATTTCGGCGGCGATGTTCAGCACGTTTGTGGCGGTGCTGGTGTCCGGGCATCTCTCGGATCTGCTCGGTGCGGCACGTTCGATTGCGTTGTTCGGCGTGCTGTTGGTGGCGGCCAGTCTGGGCTTTGCGCTGACGCCGGGGTGTGGCCTGCTGTTGTTGTTTTTCGGCTTGCTGCTGGGCCTGGGCTGGGGCGTGTTCTACACCTTGGGGCCAATCATTGTCGCGAGCCTGGTGAGTCCGGCGCAGCGGGCCAGGTATTTCGCCTTGCTGTCGGGCAGCATGATGACCGGCATCGGCAGCGGCCCGTTGCTCGGGCGGGCGGCGAGTGCCATGGGTTTGCCGGTGACATCGGCGTTTTATCTGGCCGCGTTGGCGAGTCTGATTGGCGTGCTGTTGTTCTGGCTGCTCGGCTCGAGATTGCACAGTACTCAAACCTCCAGCGCGGCAAAAATCACTTGGCGCGCAACCACACAAGTGCTGGGTTCACGCGCGCTGTTCCCGATCATCATGGTCGGCCTCGGTGGCTGCGTGTTCGGCGGTCTGTCGAGTTTTCAGACCAGTTACGCCGCCGCCCGCTCGCTGGATTATTCGCTGTTCTTCCTCGGGTTCATGAGCGCGGCGATCAGCAGCCGGATGCTGATCGCAGGCTTCGTGGTCAAGCGTGACCCGCTGCGTGCGTCGTGCCTGCTGTCGGGGTTGATGCTGGCTGCGATTGTGCTGTTCGCTTTTGGCGTACACAGCGCTTTCAGTTATCTGCTGGCAGCGCTGATGCTCGGCGTCGGTTACGGCCTCACTTATTCGGTGATCAATGGCCTCGCCGCCAACGAAGCGCCAACCGGCACCACATCGCAGGCCTTGCTGCTGTTCAGTCTTTCGTACTTCATCGGCGTGTTCGGCTTTCCCTTGCTGGCGGGGAAAATCATTGTTGAACATGGCATGACGACGTTGTTGTTGACCGTGCTGCTGGTTGCGCTGGCGAACTGGCTGATCACCGTCGGGCGTTTGTTCTGGCGGCGGATCAACGTCAAAACCGTGGCAGCGAGTCAGACCGTTCGTCGTTCATGAGGCACCAATCCATAACGAGAGCAGACCAACGGAGGGTAAGGATTCCAATCACTGGAGAAGCCCTATGATCCCGTCAAGGTTGACCGCTTTCGTATTCAGCGCCCTGCTCTGTCCCGCGGTTTTCGCCGCCTCCACGACAGCAACGGGCACAGGCCCTACCGACCCGACCCCGCCACGAGCCCCCGTCATCAACAGTGCCCCCGGCATGAACACCGATGGCTCGGGCGTCCCCTTGATCAACCAGTCCCCCGCCACCGGCACCGATCCGCGCACGCAAGGCAGTGACCCGGGTCGTCAAGGCGGCATGAACACCCCTGACTCCCCTGCAGCACCGGATAACACCGGTCCCGGCATCGGCTCGAAAACCACCACCGGTGGCTCGGGCTCTGAAGGTTCCGGTCAGTAGTTCGCCGACGCGAGCGTCCTATTCAATCCATGAAGAGGTAACCATGAACGTCGATAAAAACCTGGAAAAAGAAGTCCTCACTCGTCTGCTGCACGCCCACCCGAGCGGCTTGGGCAAGGAGGTGCTGGACAATTATCGGGGCGAGAAAGTCGTGGCCAGTGCCCTCGCCGCCTTGCAGGATCGCGGACTGATTCACCACGGACACGTGACCTGTAACGAGGCCGGCGAACACTCGTTGAACCTGCCGATCAAGCTCAGCGCTGCCGGCGTTGAAGCGGCGCGCAAACTCGAGCTGCAGTAGCTCCCGGGCCGTTCGCCGCGTGTGCGGCGGACGGCCAGATCTTTAGGCAGGGCTGGCCAGGTCAGAATTTTGCAGTGCCGCTGTTGGCCCCATCGCTGGCAAGCCAGCTGCCACTGGGATTACGGCTGTACACAAATACTGAGTTCACCACAAAAACCTGTGGGAGCTGGCTTGCCAGCGATAGCGGCGGTTCAGTCACCGAAAGTCTTGCTGATTAACGCATCAACCTCAGCGCTCCCCGGCGAAGTGGCCGGCCCCCAGCGTGTCACTGCCAGTGCCGCCGCGGCATTCGCCCGCCGGGCTGCTTCATGGGCAGACAAACCCCGCGCCAACCCGGCCACAAATACCCCGGCATGCGCATCCCCGGCACCATTGCTGTCTACTGCTTTTACGGCAAATCCCGGTACATGCCGCCGCTCGCCCCGCTGGTGAATCCAGCACCCCTGCGGCCCATCGCGCACCACCATCAGCACCTCGTCGGGCAGGTGCTCAGCGAGACGATCCAGTGCGCAGCCGATATCTTCAGCGCCGGTAAAGCGCAAAGCCTCGACACTGTTGCTGGTCCACACATCAATGCGCGGCAACAATGCCTGCATTAGTGGCGAATCCGGCGACTCCACCAGCGGGCCCGGATCGAACACCACGTTGATCGAGTCCGGCAGCGCCAGCGTCCAGTCAAGCAGCGCCTGCGCCTTGCCCTCATGCAACAGGCTGTAGCCGCTGAGGTAAACGTAATCGCCCGCTTCGGCCGCGACGCTGTTCAGATCATCAATCGTCACCTCTCCTTCGGCGCCGATGTAAGAAATGAAACTGCGCTCGGCCGACGCATCGGTCAGCGCCACGCACAAACCGGTGTCGCGCTGCGCAGGCTCAATGATGCCGATGTGAATGCCCTCAGCGTTCATCGACTGCCGCGCCAGATCGCCGAAACGACCGCTGCCATGGCGACCCAGGTAGACGACCGGTAAACCATTACGCACCGCTGCCGCCATCACGTTGAAACCGCCACCGGCCTCGAAACCGGCGGATTGCGCGAGCACGTCGCCACCAATCTGCGGCAGTTTTTCCACGGCCATGACCAGGTCAATGATGACCTGGCCGGTGTGCAACATCTTAGGCATGTGCGTTCTCGACTTGCGCGGCACGGCGATCTTTCGCCCCGCCGAGGACTAGATAAATGCCACCGGCGACCACGAACGTCACGATCCAGCCGAGGCCGTTGTGGCCCAGCCACGAGTCGGACAGAAAGCCCTTGAACCAGACGTTTTCAGCGGTGGTGCCAATGGTGGTGAAGCTGAAACCGAGCACGATGGCAATCGCCCACGCGCCGAACGCGCGCCACTCGATGCCGCCGCGATACCAATAAGCGCTGCTTGGGCTGACATCGAGCAAATCGTTGGCGCTGTAGTAGTGACGATGAATCAGGTCGACCACGAAGATCCCGACCCACGCGGTGATCGGCACCGCCAGCAGGGAAATGAAGGTAATGAACGGGCCGTAGAAGCTGTCGGCGATCAGCATGAAGTAGATCGAACCAGCGAAGATCGCCACGATGTCGACCACCACGGCGTAGACGCGTTTGACCTTCAGGCCCAGGGTCAGCGTGGTCAAACCGGCGGAGTACACCGAGAGGTTGTTCGACAGCAGCAGGCCGCCGAACGCGGTGATCAGGTACGGCACGGCCATCCACGTCGGCAGCATGTCGCGGATCGCCACGATCGGGTCAGTCGCCGAGGCCAGATCATTGTTGCCTACCGACAGCAAACCGCCGAGGGTGATCAGCAGCACCAGCGGGATGCCCGCGCCAAACGCGGCGGAAGCGACTAGGCGCACGGCTTTGACACTGCGGTGCTGATAGCGCGACATGTCGGCACCTGCGTTGGCCCAACCGATACCGGTACCGGCGGCCATGGTGCCGATGCCGATGATCATCGCGCTCATCGGTGCAGGCGTGGCGTTGAACACCGCGCTCCAGTCGATGGTGGCGCAGAGGAAACCGCCGACCAGAATATTCAGCGCGCCGAACACGTAGGTCGCCCACTTCTGGATCACCAGCAACGTGGCGTGGCCAAGGCCGGAAACCGACAAGGTCAGCAGCACAAAAATCGCGATGAAGATCAGCGTCAGCAGCGGCGCACTTTTCGCCTCGACCGGCGAGCCGAACAGGATCGAGCACAGCGACAGCAGCACGAAGGCGGCGGTGGTGGTGTTGACGGTTTCCCAGCCCAGTCGCGACATCAGCGAGACCAGCGTCGGGCCGATATTGCCGCGCACGCCGAAGATCGCACGCGACAAGGTCAGGCTCGGCGCGCGACCACGACGACCGGCAATCGAGATGATCCCGACCACGGCGAACGAACCGGCGGCGCCGATTATCGCCACGATGATCGCCTGCCAGATCGCCAGCCCGCGAAACGCGACCAGTGTGGCCCCCAGCGGCAAACCGAGAATGGAAATGTTGGCAGCGAACCAGACCCAGAACAGTTGCAGTGGATGCCCGTTGCACTCGGCTTCCGGCACCGGTTCGATGCCGCGGGTTTCCAGTTGCCCGGCGCTTTGCCCGGCGTTTGATGAACTCATGAAAAATGCTCCTGTTTGCCTTTTTTGTGGTTGTGGCAATGACGCATGACGACAAGACATCCCGGCCGTCCTGGGCCTGTCTGT of the Pseudomonas sp. Seg1 genome contains:
- a CDS encoding GNAT family N-acetyltransferase — encoded protein: MTIEIRPATPSDAPQILAFITELADFEKARHEVIASVADIERSLFGEGATAHGLICLRDGLPIGFAVFFFSYSTWLGSNCLYLEDLYITPEQRGGGAGKTLLRHLAKIACDNDCGRFEWSVLEWNTPAIDFYKSLGAQPQEEWVRYRMDGKVLREFAEG
- a CDS encoding HD domain-containing protein, which produces MSATAFAPLMDLAAELLPHALEPSDDGAHDLAHLQRVWHNVRTLHAEEGGDLEVLLAAVLLHDCVAVEKNSPLRAQASRLAAEKASVALAEMNWPGEQISKVAHAIEAHSFSANITPLTLEAKIVQDADRLDSLGMLGVARTFYVAGRMGSALYDPVDPEAKQRDYDDKRFCLDHFQTKLLHLAEGFQTAAGQRLARDRHQRLKGFMEQFKEEIGIV
- a CDS encoding MFS transporter, yielding MSPATPQVSGKLFGLFCLASYLLSLSYGSTFLLSLLISSRGGNEHDAGSVISAAMFSTFVAVLVSGHLSDLLGAARSIALFGVLLVAASLGFALTPGCGLLLLFFGLLLGLGWGVFYTLGPIIVASLVSPAQRARYFALLSGSMMTGIGSGPLLGRAASAMGLPVTSAFYLAALASLIGVLLFWLLGSRLHSTQTSSAAKITWRATTQVLGSRALFPIIMVGLGGCVFGGLSSFQTSYAAARSLDYSLFFLGFMSAAISSRMLIAGFVVKRDPLRASCLLSGLMLAAIVLFAFGVHSAFSYLLAALMLGVGYGLTYSVINGLAANEAPTGTTSQALLLFSLSYFIGVFGFPLLAGKIIVEHGMTTLLLTVLLVALANWLITVGRLFWRRINVKTVAASQTVRRS
- a CDS encoding PfkB family carbohydrate kinase — encoded protein: MPKMLHTGQVIIDLVMAVEKLPQIGGDVLAQSAGFEAGGGFNVMAAAVRNGLPVVYLGRHGSGRFGDLARQSMNAEGIHIGIIEPAQRDTGLCVALTDASAERSFISYIGAEGEVTIDDLNSVAAEAGDYVYLSGYSLLHEGKAQALLDWTLALPDSINVVFDPGPLVESPDSPLMQALLPRIDVWTSNSVEALRFTGAEDIGCALDRLAEHLPDEVLMVVRDGPQGCWIHQRGERRHVPGFAVKAVDSNGAGDAHAGVFVAGLARGLSAHEAARRANAAAALAVTRWGPATSPGSAEVDALISKTFGD
- a CDS encoding cytosine permease, which produces MSSSNAGQSAGQLETRGIEPVPEAECNGHPLQLFWVWFAANISILGLPLGATLVAFRGLAIWQAIIVAIIGAAGSFAVVGIISIAGRRGRAPSLTLSRAIFGVRGNIGPTLVSLMSRLGWETVNTTTAAFVLLSLCSILFGSPVEAKSAPLLTLIFIAIFVLLTLSVSGLGHATLLVIQKWATYVFGALNILVGGFLCATIDWSAVFNATPAPMSAMIIGIGTMAAGTGIGWANAGADMSRYQHRSVKAVRLVASAAFGAGIPLVLLITLGGLLSVGNNDLASATDPIVAIRDMLPTWMAVPYLITAFGGLLLSNNLSVYSAGLTTLTLGLKVKRVYAVVVDIVAIFAGSIYFMLIADSFYGPFITFISLLAVPITAWVGIFVVDLIHRHYYSANDLLDVSPSSAYWYRGGIEWRAFGAWAIAIVLGFSFTTIGTTAENVWFKGFLSDSWLGHNGLGWIVTFVVAGGIYLVLGGAKDRRAAQVENAHA